Proteins found in one Deltaproteobacteria bacterium genomic segment:
- a CDS encoding NAD(P)H-dependent oxidoreductase subunit E, whose product MAVEFSAAARQEFEAYLTRYPTKRAAIMPTLWLAQREFGYLSHETLAYVASLINESPAFVASVASFYTMYYKQPMGRHHVQVCTNLSCALRGSDRIVEACERRLGIGVGQTTPDGKFSLDEVECLASCGTAPMMQINDDYWENLTPEGTLELIERLARD is encoded by the coding sequence ATGGCCGTAGAGTTTTCCGCCGCTGCGCGGCAAGAGTTTGAAGCGTACCTCACGCGTTACCCGACCAAACGGGCGGCGATCATGCCGACGCTGTGGCTAGCGCAGCGCGAGTTCGGATACCTGAGTCATGAGACACTGGCGTACGTGGCGTCGTTGATCAACGAGTCGCCGGCGTTCGTCGCGTCCGTCGCGTCGTTTTATACGATGTACTACAAGCAGCCGATGGGGAGGCACCACGTGCAGGTGTGTACGAACCTGTCGTGTGCGCTGCGTGGATCGGATCGCATCGTTGAAGCGTGCGAACGCCGGCTCGGCATCGGCGTGGGCCAGACGACGCCGGATGGGAAGTTCTCGCTCGATGAAGTCGAATGCCTGGCGTCGTGCGGCACGGCGCCGATGATGCAGATCAACGACGACTATTGGGAGAACCTGACTCCCGAAGGCACGCTCGAACTGATCGAGCGGCTCGCGCGCGATTGA